CACATGCATTCTGGCTGGGAAGGTGTGTTGGTGTTTTGGGAAGGCATCTTTTGTTTCTGTACATTCAAAGCCTTAAGGACACAACCTGAAGTTCCCCATCTTCCATGCCCAGCATACCCTTCAGGAGTACTGGTGCTTGTGTGGGTGCACTTTTGCCTGCATGAGAATGGCTCTGTCCCTGCTTCAGGGTGGTAGGTGGACACAAAGTGGGCTCTGAGGATTCCCCATGGAAGGACACAGTGGGTCATTGGCTGTGGTTTGCCCTGCCTCAGGGCTGGTGTCAGTCAGCCCATGCacacctccctcctcctctctcctctgctcaTGGCCTGTGACATCATTGGCTACTCCCAGAAGGCTGCCCTCTGCTCTTGAGCACGGGCTCTCTGTAGCTCTGGACCCCCTGGCAGGACTGAAGCAGGAGCAGAGTGGAGGCTGTGACCAAGACCAGACCATCACCACCCCTGAAGCCTGCAGGGGTCTCAGAAGTTGAGACTCCCACTGAAGCTCCCACCTCATTTCCTCCACAAAGGTAGTTCACCTGCAGGCTCATTGTCTGCCCTGCCCCTTATGCTGTCTCCATGCCTCTGTGTGGCCAAACCCAACTTCTCTCCCACTCTGTCTTTGTGGCTACCACCCTCCTGCCCCTTCCACCCGCTTTCCTGTTTTTCCATCTTGCAAGCACCAGTTATTTTTTCAGGCATATTAGTATGAATGTTGGGAATGTGTGGTGTGGCTATTGGGAATGGGGTTTCTGTTTGTGAGTTGGGACATAATGATTTAGGTTTGGAGATTATTTAGGTTTGGATACTGAACCTGCATCCCTACTGCTCCTTTGAATTCTGGTCATGTAGGAGAACTGAATCCTATCAAGGATTTAGGGTTTGGCTGATATTTTGAGCTCCTTCACCTGTCTTGCCACAGCCCTTTACAGTCCCTGCTTGACTCTCCTCTCTCCATTGTTTTTGCGGCAATTGCACAAACATGAAGCAGGGGCGGGAGCAGAGAAAGAGAGCCCAGGATTAGGAGCCAGAAATTGTAGCCTCTGGTGAGGAACTGACTTCTGAACCTTGAGTTTTATTCTCTGGACAGCCCCTGACTTGTGGGAATGCcaatctgtgcctcagttttctctttggaAAACCTCTGCCTTACTTCCCAACCTTTTGGAAAGATGAGAATTTGAAGGGGTCTGTGCCTCCACCTACCTAGAAACAAGTGAGTAAAAGCCAATTTAGCTACTGAACTTAATAAGTAGACTCTGGATTCCAAACTCCTTGTAATTCTTTGTTTCACCAGAGCTAGTCTCCTTTCTCCAGTTGCTCTGTAATCTGTTGGAGAGCAAAGACTTTACCCTTTTCTGTTTACTGCCTTCATCCTGAACAACCAGCAATGTGCTCATGCTTAATATCTTATTCAGCATATAACTGCAGATGAATTAACTGAGCCCAGATGGCACACTTATTACAAGAAAATTCTATGCATAAGTTGTTCCTTGGGGTGACCTCCAGCACTACCAGGGTTCCAGGCATGAAAGGAGGCATCTTCAACTCCCATTAATTACTGATGAAAGTAGAAGAGGTATGGTGGCCTGTGGGACCTGTGTCCCTTGCTGCTCAGAGACTCTCTTGGGCTCATGACGGTTTCTGTATTCATCAGCAGACAGTCCTCTCCTGCTTCCCATTCCCTTCAATATGTCTTTGATAAATgttagttgaatgaatgagtgtctGATACCATAAAGGTGGTCTCTGAAATTGAAGCTTCACTTTGAGATCTAGAACTCTTCCGAGTTAACAGGAATGAACAATCTCAGCAGGTTAGAGATGCTAAGAGATGTGCGTCCTAGGAGAAGCCGGCTCTTCAGGCATGTTCATCTCTATGCCCAGTGTGTAGGACGAGAGCCTCAATGCCTGGGGGGTAGAGCTGAGTCCCAGTTTCTTCAGAGCTTCCTGGAGAGTATAAAAAAACAGGAGCAAGTCTTTCTGAAGTGCAGCATTTGGCTGGGCATTTTGGAGAGCCCAAATAAGGACTGCCTAATAGTGAAGGTGGACCCCTGAACTTGAGGACCCCAGAATCTCTGGCTCAGGTGTGTCATCCAGGGCTGAGAAACTTAGCAGCAGTTGGAGACAACAGCTGTCCATTTGGAAAGGGGAAAGCTTGAGCCTTTGAAAGCATCATCCCTTTCTACCTCCCCAACCTTTTGTAATGAATGTGTGGGAAATGAGAACCCTCTCAATCCTCCCAGCCCCTTATCAGGACTTCAAGAAAGATCCAGTCCTCAGCCAACCTtcagtgttttagtttttatcacACAAAGGTTTAAATTAAAGGAAttagaattttctaattttagccaACTCACTGGCAAATTTTAGAAACCTGACCCTCTATCACAAAATACTACCTCCCAGGACCATTTCAAGCAAAAGACCTCACCCAAATAACCCCCCGTTATTGCAGAGAGCCCCCAAGCTGAAAAAGGAGCTCCTAGAAGGAACTTCCCTTCCAAGGCTACTTTGCTGGAGTCTCATCCTTCCGAGGAGGGTCAGCCTGGAGCATGCAGCAGGACGGTGAGGAGCCTGGGGGAAGTGGGAAGACACGGAGGACGACAGAGACAGGGGAAGACCTCAGGGCTTTGCTTCCATCAACTGTTTCATCTGCCATTGGCCAATGTTCTGGAGAAGTTTTTTCCAGCCCCTCACTTCCTGCCCTGTCCTGCTTCCCTTAGATCAGGAGAGTCAGAGGTTATGGGCAAGGAACAAAGACTCACCCATGAGCCAGCTCTCAAAGAAAGTGGCTTGCGTTGACAGCCTGGGGGCAGCAAGGATGCAGTCTCCCAGGAGAGGATGCACTCAGCGTTGGGAAGCCAGGCTGGAGGGGCCTGAGTGACCCTCTCCGAATGTGGGCAGGGCAGTGGGAGGTGGTGTGTGGATACCTCTCTCTCACGCCCAGGGATCAGCAGCATGAACCAGCTTGGGGGGCTCTTTGTGAATGGCCGGCCCCTGCCTCTGGATACCCGGCAGCAGATTGTGCGGCTAGCAGTCCGTGGAATGCGGCCCTGTGACATCTCACGGAGCCTTAAGGTAATGGGCCAGCATCTTTACCCAGTGATGGGGACAGGAAGCAGGGAGAAAGGGCTCCTTTGAAGGCAAGAGCCTGGGGCTGTTGCAGGCTCTGAGGGCTTTTGGGACTTGGGTCACTTCCTGGCAGATCCTCTTGGAGGTTGAAAAGGGGAACTTCAGACCCTCAAAGGTGAGGCTGGACTCCCAACTCCATGGCCTGGTCCAGTAAGTCTTGGCTTTGTCTTGTAGCCTCCTCCTGTCCCAGGGACACTCTCCCTCCTTCTGCCCATTGTGCCTCACCTGTCCCTGCTTCTCACCTGACTCAGGTATCTAACGGCTGTGTGAGCAAGATCCTAGGGCGTTATTACCGCACGGGTGTCTTGGAGCCCAAGGGCATTGGGGGAAGCAAGCCACGGCTGGCTACACCCCCTGTGGTGGCTCGAATTGCCCAGCTGAAGGGTGAGTGTCCAGCTCTCTTTGCCTGGGAAATCCAACGCCAGCTTTGTGCTGAAGGGCTTTGCACCCAGGACAAGACTCCCAGCGTAAGTACCCTTCCCTTCCAACAATGGGGCTGGAAAACAGGCTTTCTGGGGAGACAAATAGCCTTTCTTATTTGGCAATGAGGGCATCCCAGGCTGGTGACAGGGCTCCTGGGCTCTTCTGACCCATacgtttttcttttgaaaagtggtGGTAATAAGATAATTGGGAAGGAGAAAGcatagagagagagatgaggctgCCCTTAGGAACAATGTGTGGGTGGAGACAGACAGGAAAAAGGATATTAAGGGGAATGTCCTCAGGGTATAGCCCTGGGTCTGAGCACCATCTCTCCACTCAACACCCCGACACTCCTAGGTCTCCTCCATCAACCGAGTCCTGCGGGCGCTACAGGAGGACCAGGGACTACCGTGGACACAGCTCAGGTCACCAGGTGAGTCTTGGAGTTGTCCCCAGGGCTAATCAGAGCCGAATCTCCAACATTTTATGGTTCTCAAAGCCTTTTCTCGTTCTTTCTTGGatcatcttcacaacaacccaatAAGGAGGACCAGGCAGTGAGTCTTATTCTCTCCCAGCAGAAGAAAATTGACATCCAGAAAAgtgaagtgacttacccaaggtcaccaGCTAGTTGATGGCAGGCCCTGGAACAGAACCCAGGTCCCCCAGCCCCTGGATTCACAGGATCTATTGAAGAAGAGGAAGGACTGAGTCTCATACCCTCCCTCTGCTCTGTGCATAGCTTCTTAGAGCATCATTCATGTTCTTTGGGACCACACACACCTGGCCCAAGCCTGCTACTGGTCCCTCCAAAGCCCCGCACATTAAGCATACACCCCACCACGGTATTGAGAACCCTTTCCACCAAGTGACCCTGCAGTGACCTCTAAGTAACTGTGAATGCCCCGCCAACTTGGCTCTGCTCTTCTACCCATGGTGAGACACCCAGCTGCAGCCCCAGGGACTTAGGGACCCCATCTGACCAGAGGAATCAGCATCGCAAACCACCACAGACTGTTGTCTTCCTTTTCAGCTGTTTTGGCTCCAGCTCTCCTCACTCCCCACAGTGGCTCTGAGACTCCCCGGGGTCCCCACCCAGGGACCGGCCACCGGAATCGGACTATCTTCTCCCCAAGCCAAGCAGAGGCACTGGAGAAAGGTGCTGGGCTGGGGCAGATGGAGGGTCAGAGAGTCCTCGGTGTGACACAGGGACAGTGGCCCTGAGGTCTGTGGGCAAAGGCTGAGAGGTGCAGGCTGTGAGTGGCCCTGCCTTGAGGAGGAAGGTAGTTTGGGATTGTAGCAGGTGGGGAGTGTTGCCTGAGGGGAGACCCATGTCTTGCTCCTCTCCCGGTGCCCTTACTTTGTGACCCTCAATCTCCACAGAGTTCCAGCGTGGGCAGTATCCTGATTCAGTGGCCCGTGGAAAGCTGGCTGCTGCCACCTCTCTGCCTGAGGACACTGTGAGGGTGAGTGAGCTCTGCAACACTGTGCACAAACCACAAGGAAGAAGAGTCTGTGCTGGCCAGGGCTTTGGGTTCCAATGAGGTGGAGAGGGGAGGTGAGAAGGTGGAAACAAACTTGTTTGGAGCAACAATCAGAGACGAGACCCTCCTTGTTCACCTTCTGCTGATtgctctcctctcttccccaaCCCAAACCTTTGAGTTGAGGAAGGGGCCAGAGAGCAAAAGCTAGAGCATGGAGGGAGGATGTCAGGCCCAAGGAAGGGCCAACATTCTGAGTTCGGGCTAGGAATATGTGGTGAGATCAGCAGGTGACAGGCAGCGTAAAGTACATCCAGCTGCATTGTCCCTGTCCTCGCTCAGGTCTGGTTTTCCAACAGAAGAGCCAAATGGCGCCGGCAAGAGAAGCTCAAGTGGGAAATGCAGCTGCCAGGTGATTTCTCTACACCATCATCCATCTGCCTgctcattcatctatccatccatccatccatccagccagccagccatcccccattcatccatccatttatccatccacccatgtatccatccatccatccgtctatccacacatccattcatccatgcatcATCCACCCAGCCATCCACCCAGGTACccatttatccactcatctatccatgcatccatccctccatccatccatccatttatccatccacccatctatccatccatccaaccagcCAGCCAGTCACCCACCCACCTGCTCACCCACCTATCTacctatccatttatccatccatcaatccacccattcatccatgcATCTccccatgcatccatccatgcatctgctcatgcattcatccattcatccactcatgcatccatccacccactcatgcatccatgcatccatcaaTTCATCTTTCCATTAATCTAtgtatccatccacccatccatccaacaTTTACTCAGCATCTCCCAAGTGCCAGACCATGTGCCAGATGCTGGGCACACACAGTCCCCGTTCTTAAGGCTGCACTGTCCCCAGTACCATCACTGGAATTTAATCATTCTTCTCCAGTTTCCCAAGGACCTGTCTTGGGGAAGAGGACAGTTTTGGGTTAAAATATCCATCTCCTCCCACCCCTTCTAGAAGTGGTTGTTTCCTGGCATCCAACCTTCCTGCCTGTCACCACACTCCTCCCGTACCCGGCCCCAATTCCTCCTTCTGAGTGGATTCACTCTTATTTTATAGGTGCTTCCCAGGGGCTGACTGTACCAAGAGTTGCCCCAGGAATCATCTCTGCACAGGTACTCGGGAGGAGAGGGGAGTCTGTGCCGTGGGAAGACTGAAGGGCTCACGGGCTCTCCCATTTCTGGCCTGAGTCAGGATCTCTGGCTCTCTAGGGCCCCACAGAGTCTATGTTGAGAAAGTACTATCCCCAAAGTCTACTATGTGAACGGTGCCTTCTGCTGTTGTGCAGGATACAACCTGGGTGGCAGGCAGCTCTGGGGTCCCGGCGTTCTCTACTGGAGGCATCACTGGAAGCTGAGgttcttctcttgctttcttttagCAGTCCCCTGGCAGTGTGCCCACAGCAGTCCTGCCTGCCCTAGAACCGCTGGGTCCTTCCTGCTATCAGCTGTGCTGGGCAACAGCACCAGACAGGTGTCTGAGTGACACCCCACCTAAAGCCTGTCTCAAGCCCTGCTGGGGTAAGAATTCAGGCCAGGCCTCAGTCCTGCAGGATATGGGGGAGGGCTGACTGATCCAACCTCCAGGAGAGCATGGATCTCCACTGGGGGTCATCAAAGGAACTTCAATACAGCTTTTCTTATTCTATGCATGGTACACAAAGTTAGGGAGACTAGTAACCCTTGAGTCTATGGTATCACTGACAGCCATAGCAGGTAAGGGTGTGAGATTGGGATTCAAGTGTGTATATGCAGGATGGGAAACTGATGTCTCAGTCTCTCTCCCACAGCGACTTTGAGAGGTGGGATGGGAACAATAACCCCAAGCTCTCTCTATTTGTCCCCACAGGCCACTTGCCCCCACAGCCGAATTCCCTGGACTCAGGACTGCTTTGCCTTCCTTGCCCTTCCTCCCACTGTCCCCTGGCCAGTCTTAGTGGCTGTGAGGCCCTGCTCTGGCCTGGCTGCCCACTACTGTATGGCTTGGAATGAGGCAGGAATGGGAAGGAGATGGCATAGGGAGGATCTAATACCATCCTGCCCATTGTCCTTACCATCTTGCCCATATAGACTGTGgctccttcctctttcctgtgATTGCTCCCTCCTGTGTGGACCTTGCCTGGCCCTGCCTCGATGCCTCTCTGGCATATTACCTGATTGGAGGGGCTGGTGAAGCAACACCCACCCACTTCTCACACTGGCCTTAAGAGGCCTCCACTCAGCAGTAATAAAAGCAGTTTTTATTAGCAGTAGTTCTGTTGTCCATCATGTTTTCCCTGTGAGCACCCCTATGCCCACTCTAATATTTAACAATTATAGACAGTTTGCCCTATCATTTATTTACATCTACGTATCTTATCCTCCAAtctatgcatgtatgtatgtatgtgtgtaggcTATATATGTATCTAAACAATGTATTTGTCAATGCATCAATTTATCTACTCtattatgtatgtatctatatgtgtattatgtatgtatctatcttgGTGTTTGGGGGCTCGTATGTCTACGTGTAtgcacaagtgtgtgtgtgcacacacacacacacactgatattATATCATGGCATTTTATTCCTAAATCTTCCAGCATGCATccccaaaaaacaagaaacttgtCTTACATAATCACAATATTATATCCGCATCTAAGAAAATTTACTGTAACTCCTTAATCTAAGAAAATAGACATTCATTCCCTAATTGCATATGTATTTTTGTCATAGCAGCAAGCAGAGTGAAATgccatttttcatattttgctttccatttataTGTGCTTCATTTATACATGCTCCAGGGGCATGTTTGCTTCGTTCTTTGGGCAGTGAGTTCTAAATCTTCTCAATTCTGTCCCTTCAAATAAAGGTCTAGGCCCTTCCTGAGAAGTCtcaggatgtggagaaacggAGGAATATGGGGGAAAGGAGGTGAAGAATGGGATATTCGAAAGGAGGATAGGCTTATCCTTCCAAGTTCTTTCCCTTTTGAAAAGCAGGGAATGGATAATGATGGTGCAATGCTGGTGGAGGTGGGGGGGTGTTGTTTACTTCTATCTGGGATAGGTACTGATCCAGAAGATGTCATTCAAGAGGCCTCTTCATTATCAAATACCGTGCTGTGCTGAGCTGTGCTGTTCTGAGCTGTGCTGTTAAATAAGTAGCCAccaaccacatgtggctatttaaatgtaattcacattaaaaagaagaagaagaagaagaagaagaagaagaagaagaagaagaagaagaagaagaagaagaagaagaagaagaagaagaagaagaagaggaaaaacaatgcAGTTCTTCACTCACACTAGCCACTTTCCAAATGCCCAATAGTTACATGTGGCTTGTAAAGACTATAGAGCATTTCagtcattgcagaaagttctatggGACTGCACAGCTCTAGAATGAAATTTTGAGGGTAATAGAGCACATCCTGCCCCTGTCTTGCCTTCTCTACTTTCCAGCTGGAGGTCCTGCTAGGCAGAACAGAAAGAGATGAGGTTGACAATCTGCACAGTGCAGTCTGAGAACAAGCATTCATTCACTTCAACGACAGGACCGACATCGGTCACTGAAGGAGCTGTCTCAACTGAGGCCTCATGGTTGTGATGGTGGTGGCAGCCCATCTTGAGTCACTGCTGTGAAGATGCTGGCTTCAGAGGGGGAAGCACGGCTGGGGTTGTGCACTCTGCAGGGACAGCGGGAACCCGGAACAGGCAGGAGCCATGCCCCCAACAAAGTTGGCAGGGTGGGAGCCCAGTGCTCCTGGACACAGCTGCAGCTGCCTAGCCATAGATCCAAACCCAGGCATCCCTGCATTCTCAGGGGCCCAGGAAGCCCCTGCCccacaggctcagaagtgcctgttCCTACTCCCTGTCTTCTCCTTGCCCCCAGAGCCCACTCGGGTGTGGAGTAAAGTTGTGGCTGCACCTGGGTGCTGTCACGACCTGGCTGGGTGTGTGCATGCTCTGGGTGGTACAGAGACACACCAGCCCCCCTACCACCttggccccctccagactttgggtgcCAACAAGTGCAGGAGAAAGGCCAGAGGGAGGGGACCGAGGGCATCTTGGTGTGGGCCTGCAGGCACCCCTTAGGAcaaacagcctgggtgccatggatAGCATGTTGATAGTGGGAGGCAGGCAGTTTCCTAGATGGAAAGGGGCAAGTCCCCAGCGAAACCCCACTTTTAAGCCAGGaatggcctgaagcctgggggccaggctgccagttctGGGTGAAGTAGGAGGCCCAGAGTGAGGACTTCACTGATGACCCTTTGGCCAATCGGATGGTGCTTTTTCCAGACCTACCCATGGCCACCTATGGACCAGTCAGCACACACTCCTctcttctgagcccataaaaaccccaagaCTCAGCCAGAGTCACACAGACATCGGGACTACCAGCTATGGGAAGGAGCTACCCATTTCAGGTGTCCTCAACTATTTGGAATGACCTGCCAGCAGAAAGGAGCTACCTACTTCCTG
Above is a genomic segment from Macaca thibetana thibetana isolate TM-01 chromosome 3, ASM2454274v1, whole genome shotgun sequence containing:
- the PAX4 gene encoding paired box protein Pax-4 isoform X2 yields the protein MNQLGGLFVNGRPLPLDTRQQIVRLAVRGMRPCDISRSLKVSNGCVSKILGRYYRTGVLEPKGIGGSKPRLATPPVVARIAQLKGECPALFAWEIQRQLCAEGLCTQDKTPSVSSINRVLRALQEDQGLPWTQLRSPAVLAPALLTPHSGSETPRGPHPGTGHRNRTIFSPSQAEALEKEFQRGQYPDSVARGKLAAATSLPEDTVRVWFSNRRAKWRRQEKLKWEMQLPGASQGLTVPRVAPGIISAQQSPGSVPTAVLPALEPLGPSCYQLCWATAPDRCLSDTPPKACLKPCWGHLPPQPNSLDSGLLCLPCPSSHCPLASLSGCEALLWPGCPLLYGLE
- the PAX4 gene encoding paired box protein Pax-4 isoform X1, translated to MQQDGISSMNQLGGLFVNGRPLPLDTRQQIVRLAVRGMRPCDISRSLKVSNGCVSKILGRYYRTGVLEPKGIGGSKPRLATPPVVARIAQLKGECPALFAWEIQRQLCAEGLCTQDKTPSVSSINRVLRALQEDQGLPWTQLRSPAVLAPALLTPHSGSETPRGPHPGTGHRNRTIFSPSQAEALEKEFQRGQYPDSVARGKLAAATSLPEDTVRVWFSNRRAKWRRQEKLKWEMQLPGASQGLTVPRVAPGIISAQQSPGSVPTAVLPALEPLGPSCYQLCWATAPDRCLSDTPPKACLKPCWDCGSFLFPVIAPSCVDLAWPCLDASLAYYLIGGAGEATPTHFSHWP